The following are from one region of the Gossypium hirsutum isolate 1008001.06 chromosome D03, Gossypium_hirsutum_v2.1, whole genome shotgun sequence genome:
- the LOC107949506 gene encoding 1-aminocyclopropane-1-carboxylate synthase — protein sequence MVSMSKIATGNGHGENSPYFDGWKAYETNPFHPIDRPDGVIQMGLAENQLCFEFIKKWLMEHPEASLCTAEGVNRFKETALFQDYHGMPEFRQAVAKFMGKVRGDRVKFDPDRIVMSGGATGAHEMVAFCLADPGEALLVPTPYYPGFDRDLRWRTGVELVPVICESSHNFQITRTAMEAAYEKAQEANLKVKGLLITNPSNPLGTIMDRETLKSIVKFINEKNIHLIGDEIYAATVFKDPEFVSISEVIQEVECNHDLIHIVYSLSKDVGFPGFRVGIVYSYNDAVVNCARKMSSYGLVSSQTQHLIATMLNDDDFLHNFIMESKEQLFKRHMYFTWSLSQVGIGSLKSNGGLFIWMDLRKLLKEKTFDAEMDLWRVIINEVKLNVSPGSSFHCHEPGWFRVCFANMEDNTMEVALSRIRSFILKNNESIVPRKLCRRSSLKLSLSRSLSRRMDDFMSPAGIMSPHSPLPQSPLVRART from the exons ATGGTTTCCATGTCAAAGATTGCTACTGGTAATGGTCATGGTGAAAACTCACCTTATTTTGATGGATGGAAAGCATATGAAACCAATCCTTTTCACCCTATTGATAGACCTGATGGTGTTATTCAAATGGGTCTAGCTGAAAATCAG CTTTGTTTTGAATTCATCAAAAAGTGGCTAATGGAACACCCAGAGGCTTCCCTTTGTACTGCAGAAGGTGTAAACAGGTTCAAAGAGACTGCACTTTTCCAGGATTATCATGGGATGCCTGAGTTCAGACAA GCTGTTGCCAAATTTATGGGGAAAGTGAGGGGAGATAGAGTGAAATTTGACCCAGACCGTATTGTTATGAGTGGTGGAGCAACTGGTGCTCATGAAATGGTGGCTTTTTGCTTGGCTGATCCTGGTGAAGCATTATTGGTTCCTACTCCATATTATCCAGG ATTTGATCGTGACTTAAGGTGGAGAACAGGAGTTGAACTTGTACCAGTGATTTGTGAAAGTTCACATAATTTCCAAATCACTAGGACCGCCATGGAAGCTGCATATGAAAAAGCTCAAGAAGCTAACCTTAAAGTCAAGGGTTTACTCATAACAAATCCATCAAATCCATTAGGAACTATAATGGATCGAGAGACATTAAAGAGCATCGTGAAGTTTATAAACGAAAAGAACATTCACCTAATAGGTGACGAAATTTATGCCGCCACGGTCTTCAAAGACCCTGAATTCGTCAGTATTTCAGAGGTCATACAAGAAGTTGAATGCAACCATGATTTAATCCACATTGTTTACAGTCTTTCTAAAGACGTGGGGTTCCCTGGTTTTAGAGTTGGCATTGTATATTCATAcaatgatgcagtggtgaattgtgCTCGTAAAATGTCAAGTTATGGCTTGGTTTCATCACAAACACAGCATTTAATTGCTACCATGTTGAACGATGATGATTTCCTTCATAATTTCATCATGGAAAGCAAAGAACAGTTGTTCAAAAGGCACATGTATTTCACATGGAGTCTTTCACAAGTTGGTATTGGTTCATTGAAGAGTAATGGTGGGTTGTTTATATGGATGGACCTTCGTAAACTTCTTAAAGAGAAGACGTTCGATGCTGAAATGGATTTGTGGCGAGTGATAATCAATGAAGTTAAGCTTAATGTTTCACCAGGGTCGTCCTTTCATTGTCATGAACCTGGTTGGTTTAGGGTTTGTTTTGCTAATATGGAGGATAACACCATGGAAGTTGCTTTATCGAGGATTAGAAGCTTTATCCTTAAGAACAATGAGTCCATAGTTCCTCGCAAGTTATGCAGACGAAGCAGCCTTAAACTCAGCTTATCACGTAGCTTATCACGAagaatggatgatttcatgtcaCCTGCTGGCATTATGTCACCACATTCTCCGTTACCTCAATCACCCCTCGTTCGAGCCAGGACTTGA